A single genomic interval of Malania oleifera isolate guangnan ecotype guangnan chromosome 13, ASM2987363v1, whole genome shotgun sequence harbors:
- the LOC131146174 gene encoding calcium-dependent protein kinase 10-like produces the protein MGNCCACTRADSEDQSKNSDKKPRKKKYRGRRPNPYAEDSIRSPAPIRVLKDVIPLSHRTRIGDKYVLGRELGRGEFGITYLCTDRESREALACKSISKKKLRTAVDIEDVRREVAIMSSLPDHPNIVRLRATYEDNDNVHLVMELCEGGELFDRIVARGHYSERAAASVARTIAEVVRMCHENGVMHRDLKPENFLFANKREHSPLKAIDFGLSVFFKPGERFSEIVGSPYYMAPEVLKRNYGPEVDIWSAGVILYILLCGVPPFWAETEQGVALAILRGVIDFKREPWPQISDGAKSLVRQMLEPDPRKRLTAQQVLEHSWLQNAKKAPNVPLGDIVRARLKQFSAMNRFKKKAMRVIAQHLSVEEVEVIRDMFTLMDTDNDGKVTYEELKAGLRKVGSQLAEPEIKLLMEVADVDGNGVLDYGEFVAVTIHLQRMENDEHFRRAFVFFDKDGSGYIEMEELQESLADDTGETDAEVLNDIMREVDTDKDGRISYEEFVAMMKTGTDWRKASRQYSRERFKSLSLNLMKDGSLQLEDGISGQTVVV, from the exons ATGGGTAATTGTTGCGCGTGCACAAGAGCGGACTCAGAAGACCAGAGCAAGAACAGTGACAAGAAACCGAGGAAGAAGAAGTACAGAGGGCGAAGACCGAACCCGTATGCAGAAGACTCGATTCGGTCGCCGGCGCCGATCCGAGTCCTGAAGGATGTGATCCCGTTGAGTCACCGGACGCGAATCGGGGACAAGTACGTACTAGGTCGCGAACTCGGGCGGGGCGAGTTCGGCATCACCTACCTTTGTACCGACAGGGAGAGCAGGGAAGCTTTGGCCTGCAAGTCGATATCGAAGAAGAAGCTGAGAACGGCGGTGGACATCGAAGATGTGAGGAGGGAAGTTGCAATAATGTCCAGTCTTCCAGATCACCCGAACATCGTGAGGCTCAGAGCTACTTACGAAGACAACGACAACGTGCATCTTGTCATGGAGCTTTGCGAGGGTGGAGAGCTCTTCGATCGGATTGTGGCGAGAGGGCATTACAGCGAGCGAGCGGCGGCGAGTGTCGCGAGGACGATAGCTGAAGTCGTGAGGATGTGTCACGAGAACGGCGTGATGCATAGGGATTTGAAGCCGGAGAATTTTTTGTTTGCGAATAAGCGCGAGCACTCGCCGTTGAAGGCTATTGATTTTGGGCTTTCAGTGTTCTTTAAACCCG GAGAACGGTTCTCGGAGATTGTGGGGAGTCCTTATTATATGGCGCCAGAGGTTTTGAAGCGGAACTATGGGCCGGAAGTTGATATATGGAGTGCAGGGGTGATTCTCTACATTTTGTTATGTGGGGTGCCCCCATTTTGGGCTG AGACCGAGCAAGGTGTTGCTCTGGCCATTTTGCGTGGAGTGATCGATTTTAAGCGGGAACCATGGCCTCAGATTTCGGATGGTGCAAAGAGTCTGGTTCGGCAGATGTTGGAGCCAGATCCCAGAAAGCGTTTGACGGCTCAACAGGTGCTAG AACATTCCTGGCTACAAAATGCAAAGAAAGCTCCAAATGTCCCATTAGGAGATATTGTGAGGGCAAGGCTCAAGCAGTTCTCTGCGATGAATAGATTCAAAAAGAAGGCCATGCGA GTAATTGCCCAACACTTATCTGTTGAAGAGGTAGAAGTGATCAGAGATATGTTTACATTGATGGATACTGACAATGATGGTAAAGTAACATATGAAGAACTGAAAGCTGGGCTTCGGAAAGTAGGGTCGCAATTAGCTGAACCAGAGATAAAGTTGCTGATGGAAGTG GCTGATGTTGATGGGAATGGAGTGCTGGACTATGGAGAGTTCGTGGCAGTGACAATTCACTTACAGAGGATGGAAAATGATGAGCATTTTCGTAGAGCTTTCGTGTTTTTTGACAAAGATGGAAGTGGATATATTGAAATGGAGGAGCTGCAGGAATCCTTGGCAGATGATACAGGTGAAACTGATGCTGAAGTATTGAACGACATCATGCGTGAAGTTGACACGGACAAG GATGGGCGCATTAGTTATGAGGAATTTGTTGCAATGATGAAAACTGGAACTGATTGGAGGAAGGCATCTCGGCAGTATTCAAGGGAAAGGTTCAAGAGCTTGAGCCTTAACTTGATGAAGGATGGTTCCCTGCAACTTGAGGATGGGATTAGTGGTCAAACCGTTGTTGTATGA